TTTACTAAAGAATTTAAAAGAGTTCAAGTTTAATGAAATACTTCCGAAAATTAAAGAGTGGGTCCTAAATTTATCAAAGAAACAAGTAATTATTTTTGCAGTAGTGGTAGTGGCTTTTGTTGGAGTTTATAAAAGTCATATAATTAAGGACAAATTTTTTGCATCAAAAGCGGTAGTTAAACAGAATACTACTGCAGCAAAAAAAGGTAACCTAAAAGTTGTAGTATCTGGTTCAGGTCCCATATACTTTACAAACAGTAATAAAATTTATTCAAAAATTGGGGCCAATGTTAAAAAGGTTAATTATAAAGAAGGAGATAGTGTAAAGGCTGGAGATGTGATTTACGAATTAGACAGTACTGATGCACAGACAGCACTTAATACAGATTTAAATTCTTATAAACAAAATCAAATATCAGCAACTACTAGTAATGATGCGGTAAATAATTTATCAGTTACAGCTCCATTTGCAGGACTTGTTAGTGATATTTTAGTAAAAGAGGGAGATACAGTTCAAAAAGGAACTACAGTTTTTACTATCGCAGATATTTCAAAACTTAAAGTATTGTTAACATATAATTCTTCAGCCGCTGGTAAAATAGCAGTAGGACAAACTGCAAAGGTGTATTTAACTTCATTAATGCAGTCAGTTAGCGGTAAGGTAACTTATATAAGTAATGAAACAACAGGAACTACAGTAGGTGGTAAGTTATATACAGTAGAAATACAAATTACAAATCCAGGTTCTGTTCTTGAAGGAATGACTGCAAGTGCAGATATTGCGGCAACTGGCGGAACAATATCAAGCACAGGCACAGCAGAACTTAATTATATAAAAAAACAACTAGTTACAAGTATAACTGGTGGAACAGTGGAAAATGTTGCAGTTAAACAAAATCAAACGGTTAGCTCAGGGCAAGTGCTTGTAACAATGAGTAGTGCTGATATTGCTAGAGCTAAAGAAAACTCAGATTTGCAATTAGAAAATGCTCAGGCAACAGTGGCGCTAAAGACAAAGCAACTTGATAATTATAAAATAATTGCTCCTATTGATGGAGTAATAACAAAAATGTCTAATAAAGTTGGTGATACTTTAAAAGCTGGAGATGAACTCTCAGATGTTTCAGACCCAAAACAAATGGAATTTGATATTCCAGTTGATGAGCTAGATATAGCCAAACTTAAAGTTGGACAGAAAACAAGCATATCAGTAGATGCACTGCCAGCTACTACGAAAACTCCAGTTACTGGAGTAGTTGGAAAAATTGCAGTAACTGGAGTTTCAGAAAGTGGAGTAACCACTTTTGTAGTGACAATTAAGATCAATGACAACTTAGGAATTCTTAAGGGTGGAATGAATGCAAATGGTGAAATAGAAGTATCTAATAAAGATAATATTTTATATGTACCTATAGAAGCTATAACTACAGTTAATGACAAAAGTTATGTGTATATTAAAACGGCTGGAGTCAGATCAAGTGCAGATGGCGCAATGGGTGGTCAACCTGGAGAGGATACGACAACAACTGGTAGTAGTAAAGAGAGCGCAGCTAAAGTAACTACTAAAATCACGCAGGATGCTAAGTCTGCAAGGGCTAAGGCAAAAGCAACAGATAAGACGAGTGGTAAGGCAAGCACAAAGGTAAATTATTATGATGGTTCAACGAAAACTCAAGTTGAAGTTGGAGCAAATAATGATACTTACATTGAAATCACTAGTGGAGTAAAAGAAGGAGATGTAATTGTTTTACCACAAACCCAGGCAGCATCTACAACTAAGAGCACAACAAAGAGTGCAACAAAAACTAAATCAAGTGGTGCAGGTGGAAGTAGTGGCGGTGGAGCACCTGGAGGTGGTGGATTCTAATGATTCAAATAACCGATCTATACAAGATTTATACAATGGGAGAAAATAAGGTTACAGCACTCAATGGGATAAATTTAAATATAAAACAACATGAGTTTGTTTCTATAATAGGGCCTTCGGGCTCAGGGAAATCAACCCTTATGAATATGATTGGATGCCTTGATGTTCCTACAAAAGGAAGCTATAAATTAGATGGTGAGGAGATAAGTAAATTAAAGGATGATAAACTAGCAGAAATAAGAAATTTTAAAATTGGTTTTATATTTCAAAGATTTAATCTACTTACAAAGCTTTCAGCACTCGAAAATGTCGAGCTTCCACTGGTTTATCAAGGGGTACACAGTAGGGAGTCTAGACATAGAGCTATAGATGCTTTGGATAAGGTTGGATTAAAAGAAAGAATGAACCATAAGCCAAGTGAACTTTCAGGAGGTCAACAGCAAAGAGTGGCTATTGCTAGAGCATTGGTTACAAGACCACCAGTATTACTTGCGGATGAACCCACTGGAGCACTGGATCGAAAAACAGGAATTGAAGTAATGGACATGCTGAAAGAACTTAACGCTAATGGAAATACAATAGTTCTAATAACTCATGATAATGATCTTGCAAAACAGGCAAAACGTATTATAAGAATTTCAGATGGGGAAATCACTCAGGACAATGAGGTGACACTATGAAATTTATTCAAGCTTATAGAATGGCTATAAAAAGTATAGTATCTAATAAAGTAAGATCTTTCCTAACAATGCTTGGAGTTATAATTGGCGTTGGATCTGTAATTATTGCAGTAGGAGTTGCACAAGGAAGTAGCGCTAGTATAACAAACTCACTTTCAGGGCTCGGTTCAAATTTAGTAAATATTAGTATAATGGGAAGGGGTAGTAATAGAAATGTTACTTATGAGGAGCTTGCAAAGTTTCAAAAAGAAAATAGTACTATAATTTCTAATATTGCTCCTCAAGCATCTGGTACTGGAATAGTGAAATCAGAGAATTTAAGCCGAAGTACTACAATACTTGGTACAAGTCCTGAGTATTCATCTATTAATAGTACTACAGTACAAGAGGGTAGATTTTTGATTCAATTGGATATTGACTATAACCAAAAAATAGCAGTTATAGGTACTGCTGTTGCGAATGATGTATTTAAAGGTCAAAGTCCAATTGGAAGGATTATGAAGATAATGGGACAGCAGTTTAAGGTAGTTGGAGTACTTACACAAACGGCAGATGGAGCGGATTCATCTACTGATGATAGAGTAATTATACCTATAAGTGTTGCAACAAAACTAAACAAATCAGCTGTAATAAAAAGCTTTTCCGCTCAGGCAACAAGCGCTGCTACCGTAGACCAATCAGTTACAATTTTAACTACATTTTTGACTAAAATTTATAAAAACAGCAATGCTTTTAGAGTTAGCAATATGGCAGCGATTTTATCTTCACTTAATTCAATTACAACAACACTTACAATAGTGCTTGCAGGTGTTGCAGGCATATCACTTGTAGTAGGTGGTGTAGGAATAATGAACATTATGCTTGTTTCGGTAACAGAGAGAACAAGAGAAATAGGAATTAGAAAAGCCATTGGAGCAAAAAAAGGAAATATACTTACACAGTTTATACTTGAAGCATTGATACTTACTGGCATGGGCGGAATTACTGGGATACTTATAGGGGTCTGTACTATACACTTTGTTATAGGTGGCCTTGGAATAGTTCCGGAAGTATATTCAATGCCTTGGATTATTTTTTCATTTGGTTTTTCTTTGGCAATTGGACTTATATTTGGAACATACCCAGCAAACAAAGCAGCAAACTTAAACCCAATAGATGCACTAGCATTCGAATAACAGAAAGTGTATATTACTCGAATGCAATTCGCTTCGCTGAGTAATTCTAAACTGATTTTACTTAAAGATACTAAAAAGTACAAACTCGCTAACGCTCAAACATGTACTTTTCTTAACGTATCTTACGTAAAATAAGTTAAGAATTACTAACACTTGTTCATATGCATTTTACGTAAGATACACTTTCTTATCGTGTTAAGGGCAAAGGAAAGAAATTATATGAAAATACTATAATTTCTAAATCAAATTTCAATAGTTTCTTCGTCTCGTATTGCAAGTCACTTCGGAGAAAATATATATTAATATGTATGTTAATAAATATAGAGTTAATTCGGAAACTAATTGTCAACGCAAAAAAGTTTCAAAAAAATGATTTAAAACCGTAGGTTCATTAGAAGTGATCGTTTGTTGTTATTTTAAATGTTAAAGTTACCAAAATGGGTATAGCGAAGCTATCTTAGAAAGTATATATTACTACAACTGCAGTTCGCTTGCTGAGGAATTCTAAACTGATTTTACTTAAAGATACTAAAAAGTACAAACTCGCTAACGCTCAAACATGTACTTTTCTTAACGTATCTTACGCAAAATAAGTTAAGAATTACTAACGCTAACTCAAATGCATTTTACGTAATATACACTTTCTTACCGTGTTAAGGGCAAAGGAAAGAAATTATATGAAAACACTATAATTTCTAAATCGAATTTCAATGGTTTCTTCGTCTCGTATTGCAAGTCACTTCGGAGAAAATATATATTAATATGTATGTTAATATATATAAAGTTAATTCGGAAACTAATTGTCAACGCAAAAAAGTTTCAAAAAAATGATTTAAAACCGTAGGTTCATTAGAATCGCTCATTTATTGTTATTTGTAAAATTGTTATTTGTAAAATTGATTTTTGCATTCAAGTGTATATTCGTATAATTGACAATAGTCCACTATGACCAACGATTTTCACTACGTGTATGAGATTATTTCATGTTGTAATTATTTTATTCACACGACTTTGATCTAAATGGATGAAGAGAATTCTGATGTTTTTGTTCAATTTTAAAAAAATGTTTGGGATTCTGGGGGGAAGAGTAAAAATTATTGGTCCGGGATTTAGATATATGGGGACCTAAGGGTTTCCAAATTCACTAATATAATAAAAGGGGTATGAAAATATCCACTACAGAAGGAGTGTAATAATGAAATTTAAAAGGGCTACGATGAGTGTTTTTTTAATATTTACTTTTTTTATAAGTACAATTAGTTCGAATTTTGTCTCGGCTGTGACTGTTGCTGATTATTCAGGGGGGGTTGCTAGGATGAAGCAACTTGGGATTGTGAATGCAGCGGTAGTTTCTAATGCTATGACTAGGGGGCAATTTGCTAAATCTGTAGTTATAGCTGCTGATTTAGAGGATGGAGCCTTAGGAATGAGAGGGGCTACTATATTCCCGGATATTACATCGGATAGTGAAATGAGCGGTTATGTAAATATACTTTTGAATAAGGGATTAATAAGTGGAATGGCAGATGGAAACTTCCATCCTGAAATTGCAATTACTTATCAAGAAATTTGTACTGTTATTGTAAAGTTACTTGGATATGTTGATGGTGATTTGGTAGGAACGTATCCATCGAACTATATAAGTAAGGCAAAAACATTAGGAATAACTGACGATCTAAGTTATCAAAAGGGAGATAGAGTTACTTATAGGGCAGTAGCTGTAATGTTTGACAGGCTCCTTGACACTAATATAAAGGCTGCTATTGGATCAGCTACAACAGCTGTAACTTATTCTGATTCGATAAAATTATATTCTGATTGTATTGTACAAGATAATTCAGAATCCTATGACAAGTTAGCAAAAAATGAAGTGCTAACAGATAAAGGTGTATTTTCTGTTCCGGCTAATGTAGCAAAACTTCAGGTTGGAGCAACTTATAGGATTAAGTTAGAAAATGGGGGAATTACAAAAGTTTATGGTAAGGTAAGAGAGCCAGTAAGCATTACTGCAAACACTATAGTGGGTAATGTTGTTAATTATGATGAAGATGGAACTACAAAAAGTATGATTCTACCATCTAGTATTATTTATTATTACCATGGTGTAAAGGAAGCTTATACAAGTGTAAGTAGTCTTTTAAAAGCTAATTCTTCAATAGTATTTGATTATAATACTAAAGTCTCATCTAGTTATGCTGTAATAATTGATCCTATATATAGTGACCCAGAGCTTGCATCAAATATTGATGTTAACTCTGATACATTAGGAAATATAGTATTTAATGAGAATACAAAGATTATAAAAAATGGTCAAGCTATTTTAAAAAGCGATATTAAAGAGACAGATGTAGTTTATAGTGTTACAGATTTAAATGGCGGTAATAAGTATATACTTGCTGTTGAAAATTATGTTGAGGGATACATTACAGATATTCCTGCTGATTCAAATAGTTTATATGATATTCAAATAGATAAGGTGAATTACAATTATAGTGATGATATGGATATT
This window of the Clostridium estertheticum genome carries:
- a CDS encoding efflux RND transporter periplasmic adaptor subunit — encoded protein: MKNLLKNLKEFKFNEILPKIKEWVLNLSKKQVIIFAVVVVAFVGVYKSHIIKDKFFASKAVVKQNTTAAKKGNLKVVVSGSGPIYFTNSNKIYSKIGANVKKVNYKEGDSVKAGDVIYELDSTDAQTALNTDLNSYKQNQISATTSNDAVNNLSVTAPFAGLVSDILVKEGDTVQKGTTVFTIADISKLKVLLTYNSSAAGKIAVGQTAKVYLTSLMQSVSGKVTYISNETTGTTVGGKLYTVEIQITNPGSVLEGMTASADIAATGGTISSTGTAELNYIKKQLVTSITGGTVENVAVKQNQTVSSGQVLVTMSSADIARAKENSDLQLENAQATVALKTKQLDNYKIIAPIDGVITKMSNKVGDTLKAGDELSDVSDPKQMEFDIPVDELDIAKLKVGQKTSISVDALPATTKTPVTGVVGKIAVTGVSESGVTTFVVTIKINDNLGILKGGMNANGEIEVSNKDNILYVPIEAITTVNDKSYVYIKTAGVRSSADGAMGGQPGEDTTTTGSSKESAAKVTTKITQDAKSARAKAKATDKTSGKASTKVNYYDGSTKTQVEVGANNDTYIEITSGVKEGDVIVLPQTQAASTTKSTTKSATKTKSSGAGGSSGGGAPGGGGF
- a CDS encoding ABC transporter permease; amino-acid sequence: MKFIQAYRMAIKSIVSNKVRSFLTMLGVIIGVGSVIIAVGVAQGSSASITNSLSGLGSNLVNISIMGRGSNRNVTYEELAKFQKENSTIISNIAPQASGTGIVKSENLSRSTTILGTSPEYSSINSTTVQEGRFLIQLDIDYNQKIAVIGTAVANDVFKGQSPIGRIMKIMGQQFKVVGVLTQTADGADSSTDDRVIIPISVATKLNKSAVIKSFSAQATSAATVDQSVTILTTFLTKIYKNSNAFRVSNMAAILSSLNSITTTLTIVLAGVAGISLVVGGVGIMNIMLVSVTERTREIGIRKAIGAKKGNILTQFILEALILTGMGGITGILIGVCTIHFVIGGLGIVPEVYSMPWIIFSFGFSLAIGLIFGTYPANKAANLNPIDALAFE
- a CDS encoding ABC transporter ATP-binding protein: MIQITDLYKIYTMGENKVTALNGINLNIKQHEFVSIIGPSGSGKSTLMNMIGCLDVPTKGSYKLDGEEISKLKDDKLAEIRNFKIGFIFQRFNLLTKLSALENVELPLVYQGVHSRESRHRAIDALDKVGLKERMNHKPSELSGGQQQRVAIARALVTRPPVLLADEPTGALDRKTGIEVMDMLKELNANGNTIVLITHDNDLAKQAKRIIRISDGEITQDNEVTL
- a CDS encoding S-layer homology domain-containing protein, whose amino-acid sequence is MKFKRATMSVFLIFTFFISTISSNFVSAVTVADYSGGVARMKQLGIVNAAVVSNAMTRGQFAKSVVIAADLEDGALGMRGATIFPDITSDSEMSGYVNILLNKGLISGMADGNFHPEIAITYQEICTVIVKLLGYVDGDLVGTYPSNYISKAKTLGITDDLSYQKGDRVTYRAVAVMFDRLLDTNIKAAIGSATTAVTYSDSIKLYSDCIVQDNSESYDKLAKNEVLTDKGVFSVPANVAKLQVGATYRIKLENGGITKVYGKVREPVSITANTIVGNVVNYDEDGTTKSMILPSSIIYYYHGVKEAYTSVSSLLKANSSIVFDYNTKVSSSYAVIIDPIYSDPELASNIDVNSDTLGNIVFNENTKIIKNGQAILKSDIKETDVVYSVTDLNGGNKYILAVENYVEGYITDIPADSNSLYDIQIDKVNYNYSDDMDITKLASFKDGDLVRLVRDKDDKLLDIKNIENKTGTLAEYIILGTSATSDDLSNNEILTDKGTFTCLSGVTSPEVGAKYKLYVDGTVITKIDKKENTTENYAVTEKVGTDMKWENDKDSTSNMKLPKATVYYHNGEKVNYNVAVTGINLYSSIMLSKNSANNGYEYAVIIDPVFSIPKVYRSGDTSFLKEMDDSEYSFVYSNEMYTENTLSVNYNDVVYFVSDIWNKNRYIYASRKSAFGDIDAFTPNKINATSIKINGTTYEIGKYFDKNKLEKYYSGNFIKVILGEDGSIVDIY